Proteins from a genomic interval of Fusarium oxysporum Fo47 chromosome I, complete sequence:
- a CDS encoding FAD binding domain-containing protein, producing the protein MVPSIVQSDDMDQMEIPFPAHRERQEGSPPPFQDPLALLRSLPEPPLECQVCVVGAGPAGLMLAANLTRFGINVEVIDDRADQTPVGRADGLQPKTIETFRQMRLSDTLLKQGVRVFDIAFWRSTADEPLRRLGREVHYPPIIDVLDPYILLVHQGMVEGLFLEDMKKRGKEVRRNMAFESYSVPDNKTGPLQVNCRANVNQDKRSVLTQYLIGCDGAHSKVRKSIPDVKAVGMSQAAIWGVLDGELITDFPDIWSKTLVYSQEHGSILIIPRERNMTRFYIELKAGAKFDRRDLGQEFMMKRAKKIMAPFRLDWKYVEWFGRYQVGQRVASRFTDGHLRAFLAGDASHTHSPKSAQGMNTSMHDSWNLSWKLNLAVRGLAKPNLLESYEEERRKIALDLVNFDYEHANQIAGGDAIALAENFRTNVRFISGIGAEYGENAINRPGIGNNHFVMGDAKPGCLLPPAKVTRYIDSNPVDIQLDIPMLGQFRIYLLMWDVQQSAPFLQTFCHAIAGTDSFISRLSAAASASYASQPRAPAPEDVYSRPERYTVVSHLFTFGLITTMPKTEIEISDLPPLLQDSRWTFYLDDIPDQDTRGSLCTNKWLGSLGPGEVAIVNVRPDGYVGSIGRWDSSLDESGVQAARWLDEYYDGFMKIPTQ; encoded by the exons ATGGTGCCTAGCATTGTCCAATCTGACGACATGGATCAAATGGAAATCCCCTTTCCAGCACATCGTGAGCGCCAGGAAGGCTCTCCTCCTCCCTTTCAAGATcctctggctcttcttcgCAGTCTTCCTGAACCTCCGCTGGAATGTCAAGTATGTGTTGTTGGCGCAGGACCTGCCGGTCTAATGTTGGCCGCAAACCTGACCAGATTTGGCATCAACGTTGAGGTAATCGATGATCGAGCCGATCAGACGCCCGTGGGAAG AGCCGATGGCCTTCAGCCAAAGACGATCGAAACCTTCCGACAAATGCGACTATCAGATACTTTACTAAAACAAGGTGTTCGTGTCTTCGATATCGCATTCTGGCGTAGCACCGCGGACGAACCTCTTCGTCGACTTGGTCGCGAAGTCCATTATCCCCCTATTATCGATGTTCTCGACCCCTATATTCTTCTAGTCCATCAAGGTATGGTCGAAGGGCTGTTTCTTGAGGATATGAAAAAGCGTGGCAAGGAGGTCCGTCGAAACATGGCTTTTGAGTCGTACAGCGTCCCCGACAACAAGACTGGTCCCCTCCAAGTCAACTGCCGTGCCAATGTCAATCAAGACAAGCGTTCGGTTCTGACTCAATACCTGATTGGAT GTGACGGTGCACACTCCAAGGTTCGCAAGAGTATCCCCGATGTCAAGGCTGTCGGCATGTCTCAGGCTGCCATTTGGGGCGTTCTCGATGGCGAACTGATTACCGACTTCCCCGATATTTGGTCAAAGACGCTCGTCTACTCACAAGAGCACGGttccattctcatcattCCTCGAGAGAGGAATATGACTCGTTTCTATATTGAGCTGAAGGCTGGTGCCAAATTTGATCGCCGCGATCTGGGTCAGGAGTTCATGATGAAGCGCGcgaagaagatcatggcgCCGTTCCGCTTGGACTGGAAGTACGTTGAGTGGTTCGGCCGGTATCAGGTTGGTCAGAGGGTTGCTAGTCGCTTCACTGATGGCCACCTGAGGGCGTTCCTGGCTGGTGATGCCAGCCACACCCACTCTCCCAAGTCAGCACAGGGTATGAACACCTCAATGCACGACTCGTGGAATTTGTCGTGGAAGTTGAACCTTGCGGTTCGAGGCTTGGCCAAGCCAAATCTTCTCGAGAGTTACGAGGAAGAGCGACGCAAGATTGCCCTGGACTTGGTTAACTTTGACTATGAGCATGCGAACCAAATTGCTGGTGGCGACGCCATTGCACTCGCTGAGAACTTCAGGACCAACGTCCGTTTCATTTCCGGGATTGGTGCTGAATATGGTGAGAATGCCATCAACAGACCAGGAATTGGAAACAACCATTTTGTAATGGGAGACGCCAAGCCAGGTTGCCTTCTGCCTCCCGCCAAGGTGACTCGATATATCGACTCCAACCCTGTGGATATCCAGCTTGACATTCCTATGCTCGGCCAGTTCCGAATCTACCTTCTTATGTGGGATGTTCAACAATCAGCACCGTTTCTGCAGACTTTCTGCCATGCTATTGCAGGTACAGACTCCTTTATTAGCCGTCTATCTGCTGCAGCTAGCGCTTCTTATGCTTCTCAGCCCCGAGCACCAGCTCCTGAGGATGTTTATTCCCGACCTGAGCGATACACCGTTGTCAGCCACCTCTTTACTTTTGGTCTTATCA CCACCATGCCCAAGACGGAAATTGAAATCTCAGATCTCCCACCTCTTCTGCAAGACAGCCGTTGGACCTTCTACCTCGACGACATTCCCGATCAGGACACCCGTGGCTCCCTGTGCACTAACAAATGGCTCGGCAGCCTGGGACCTGGCGAGGTAGCCATCGTCAATGTTCGTCCCGATGGTTATGTCGGCTCGATAGGTCGCTGGGACTCAAGCCTTGATGAGTCTGGTGTTCAGGCAGCTCGATGGCTCGATGAATATTATGACGGATTCATGAAAATTCCAACGCAGTAA
- a CDS encoding Aldehyde/histidinol dehydrogenase, with product MRRAISRGLGASSRSTPALSRSSLLASSNITSGSSHVAARRIHATSKQLQPVTAALASTASSYPTTHAKVEAVDTPYFIDNKFVSSSTDKYIDLHDPATNELVTRVPQMTDAEMKAAVASAEKAFKSWKNTTVISRQQIMFRFVQLIRENWDRLAASITLEQGKTFADAKGDVLRGLQVAEAAIAAPELLKGEVLEVSKDMETRTYREPLGVTAAICPFNFPAMIPLWCIPIATITGNTLILKPSERDPGAAMIIAELVQKAGFPEGVVNIIHGAHRTVDFILDEPAIKAISFVGGNKAGEYIFSRGSANGKRVQANLGAKNHAVVSPDANKNQFINSITGAAFGAAGQRCMALSTLVMVGETKEWLNEVAEQAKHLNVNGGFEEGADLGPVISPQSKERIEKLIESAEKEGATILLDGRGYKPSKYPNGNWVGPTIITNVTPDMTCYKEEVFGPVLVCLNAESIDDAIDLVNKNEYGNGTAIFTRSGATAETFRKNIEAGQVGINVPIPVPLPMFSFTGNKKSIAGGGASTFYGKPGINFYTQLKTVTALWQSADAVAKKADVSMPTQQ from the exons atgcGTCGCGCAATCTCTCGCGGCCTGGGTGCTTCCAGCCGATCTACTCCCGCCCTTTCTCGATCCTCTCTCCTCGCCTCATCTAACATCACAAGCGGCTCGTCCCATGTCGCTGCCAGGCGCATTCATGCGACAAGcaagcagcttcagcctgTGACGGCTGCCCTGGCCTCAACCGCCAGCAGTTATCCTACCACTCACGCAAAGGTCGAGGCGGTCGATACTCCCTACTTCATTGACAACAAGTTTGTTTCGTCTTCGACCGATAAGTACATCGACTTGCACGATCCCGCTACCAACGAGCTCGTTACTCGCGTCCCTCAGATGACCGACGCTGAGATGAAGGCTGCCGTTGCAAGCGCCGAGAAGGCCTTCAAGTCATGGAAGAACACTACTGTCATCTCTCGACAGCAGATCATGTTCCGATTTGTCCAGCTTATTCGTGAGAACTGGGACCGCCTCGCTGCCAGCATTACTCTCGAGCAAGGCAAGACCTTTGCTGATGCCAAGGGTGATGTCCTTCGTGGTCTTCAGGTCGCTGAGGCTGCTATTGCCGCCccagagcttctcaagggTGAGGTCCTTGAAGTCTCCAAGGACATGGAGACCCGAACCTACCGTGAGCCCCTGGGTGTCACCGCTGCTATCTGCCCCTTCA ACTTCCCTGCCATGATTCCCCTTTGGTGCATCCCTATTGCCACCATCACTGGAAACACCCTCATACTCAAGCCTTCTGAGCGTGACCCCGGTGCTGCCATGATCATTGCCGAGCTTGTCCAGAAGGCTGGCTTCCCCGAGGGTGTTGTCAACATCATTCACGGTGCCCACCGCACCGTCgacttcatcctcgatgAGCCCGCTATCAAAGCAATCAGCTTCGTTGGTGGTAACAAGGCCGGCGAGTACATCTTCAGCCGTGGTTCCGCCAATGGCAAGCGTGTTCAGGCCAACCTGGGCGCCAAGAACCACGCTGTCGTCTCTCCTGATGCCAACAAGAACCAGTTCATCAACTCCATTACCGGTGCCGCTTTCGGTGCTGCCGGTCAGCGCTGCATGGCTTTGAGCACTCTTGTTATGGTTGGCGAGACCAAGGAGTGGCTCAACGAGGTCGCCGAGCAAGCCAAGCATCTCAACGTCAATGGTGGCTTCGAGGAGGGCGCCGATCTCGGTCCTGTGATCTCCCCGCAGAGCAAGGAGCGTATCGAGAAGCTCATTGAGTCTGCCGAGAAGGAGGGTGCTACTATTCTTCTCGATGGCCGTGGCTACAAGCCCAGCAAGTACCCTAACGGTAACTGGGTTGGCCCTaccatcatcaccaatgtCACACCTGACATGACCTGTTACAAGGAGGAGGTCTTCGGCCCGGTCCTTGTCTGCCTCAACGCAGAGTCCATTGATGACGCTATCGACCTTGTTAACAAGAACGAGTATGGTAATGGTACTGCTATCTTCACCAGGTCTGGTGCTACTGCCGAAACCTTCCGCAAGAACATTGAGGCTGGTCAGGTGGGCATCAATGTCCCTATCCCTGTCCCTCTGCCCATGTTCTCTTTCACTGGTAACAAGAAGTCTATTGCTGGTGGCGGTGCCAGCACATTCTACGGAAAGCCTGGCATCAACTTCTACACTCAGCTCAAGACTGTCACAGCTCTATGGCAGAGTGCTGATGCCGTTGCTAAAAAGGCTGATGTTTCCATGCCTACCCAACAATAA
- a CDS encoding Calreticulin family-domain-containing protein, whose amino-acid sequence MKLNAVAAAMSAAMLTGNVHAEDIKEASPSVPDKLPTFTPTVVKADFLEQFTDDWDQRWKPSHAKKDTSGSEEEWAYVGEWAVEEPVQYKGIEGDKGLVVKNPAAHHAISAKFPKKIDNKDNTLVVQYEVKLQNGLECGGAYMKLLRDNKALHQEEFANTTPYVIMFGPDKCGHTNKVHFIFNHKNPKTGEYEEKHLDSPPTAKITKTTELYTLIVHPNNTYVIKQNNEEVKTGSLLEDFTPAVNPPAEIDDANDKKPEDWVDQARIPDPEAKKPEDWDEDAPYEIVDEEAEKPEDWLENEPVTIPDPEAEKPDDWDDEEDGDWIAPTVPNPKCADASGCGPWTKPMKRNPDYKGKWTAPYIENPAYKGTWAPRKIKNPDYFEDKNPANFEPMGAIGFEIWTMQNDILFDNIYIGHSIEDANKLAEETFGVKHPIEKALFDADKPKQEDKPKSPSDLKFLDDPVHYITEKVELFKAIAAQDPIEAIKFVPEVAGAFAAIIIGAAGLIAVLFNLGKSPAVQQTAEKASDKAKQVKDKAAEATATGAEQVKGAVNKRTTRSQS is encoded by the exons atgaagctgAACGCTGTTGCAGCGGCCATGTCGGCTGCCATGCTTACGGGCAACGTCCACGCCGAGGACATCAAGGAGGCTTCCCCTTCTGTTCCCGACAAGCTCCCTACATTCACC CCGACCGTTGTCAAGGCCGACTTCCTTGAGCAATTCACCGACGACTGGGACCAGCGATGGAAGCCCTCTCACGCGAAGAAGGACACATCTGGCTCCGAGGAGGAATGGGCTTATGTTGGCGAGTGGGCCGTTGAAGAGCCCGTACAGTACAAGGGCATCGAGGGCGATAAAGGTCTTGTTGTCAAGAACCCTGCGGCGCACCATGCTATTTCCGCCAAGTTCCCTAAGAAGATTGACAACAAGGACAACACCCTCGTCGTCCAGTATGAGGTGAAGCTGCAAA ATGGCCTCGAGTGTGGTGGTGCTTACATGAAGCTGCTTCGCGACAACAAGGCTCTCCATCAGGAAGAGTTCGCAAACACAACCCCCTACGTGATCATGTTCGGTCCCGACAAGTGTGGCCACACCAACAAAGTCCACTTCATTTTCAACCACAAGAACCCTAAGACTGGCGAGTATGAGGAGAAGCATCTCGATTCTCCCCCCACCGCCAAGATTACAAAGACCACCGAGCTTTACACTTTGATCGTTCATCCCAACAACACGTACGTCATCAAGCAAAATAATGAGGAGGTCAAGACCGGCAGCCTCTTGGAGGATTTCACCCCCGCTGTCAACCCCCCGGCCGAGATTGATGATGCAAACGATAAGAAGCCTGAAGACTGGGTTGACCAAGCACGCATTCCCGATCCtgaggccaagaagcctgaggatTGGGACGAGGATGCCCCCTACGAGATTGTCGACGAGGAAGCTGAGAAACCTGAGGACTGGCTCGAGAACGAGCCCGTCACCATCCCCGACCCTGAGGCCGAGAAGCCAGATGATTgggatgacgaggaggacggCGACTGGATCGCCCCTACCGTCCCCAACCCCAAGTGTGCCGACGCCTCTGGTTGCGGCCCGTGGACCAAGCCAATGAAGCGCAACCCCGACTACAAGGGTAAGTGGACTGCACCTTACATCGAGAACCCTGCATATAAGGGAACTTGGGCTCCccgcaagatcaagaaccCCGACTACTTTGAGGACAAGAACCCTGCCAACTTCGAGCCCATGGGAGCCATTGGTTTCGAGATCTGGACTATGCAGAATGATATTCTCTTTGACAACATCTACATTGGTCACTCCATTGAGGACGCCAACAAGCTCGCTGAGGAGACCTTTGGTGTCAAGCACCCCATCGAGAAGGCCCTCTTCGATGCCGACAAGCCTAAGCAGGAGGACAAGCCTAAGTCCCCCAGCGACCTCAAGTTCCTCGATGACCCTGTTCACTACATCACCGAGAAGgtcgagctcttcaaggCCATTGCCGCTCAGGACCCCATCGAGGCCATCAAGTTCGTCCCCGAGGTTGCTGGAGCTTTTGCCGCCATTATCATTGGTGCCGCTGGCCTCATCGCTGTTCTGTTCAACCTTGGCAAGTCACCCGCTGTTCAGCAGACTGCTGAAAAGGCATCcgacaaggccaagcaggtcaaggataaggctgctgaggccaCCGCTACCGGCGCTGAGCAGGTCAAGGGCGCTGTTAACAAGCGCACTACCCGCAGCCAGTCAtaa